A section of the Spirosoma pollinicola genome encodes:
- a CDS encoding LVIVD repeat-containing protein: MNSLLRFLPLLFLLASCDKGSSSDAPSPGSGTGGSTARFTVSGNTLYTVSNTALQTYDISQSSNPKTGSKVPLGFGVETIFPYRNTLFIGTQTGMHIYDINQPATPRSVGIYTHILSCDPVVAQGNYAYVTLRSGTNCRAQAVNINSLDVIEISNLASPKLIRSYPMINPHGLGVDSTLLFVGEGDYGLRVMDISDPTNVREVQYFYETKTYDVIPAKKLLIVTGPDGIYQYSYADLKQLKLLSKIPVEL, from the coding sequence ATGAACTCACTTCTCCGCTTTCTCCCCCTACTCTTCCTGCTGGCATCCTGCGATAAAGGCAGCAGCAGCGATGCCCCTTCGCCCGGTTCAGGCACTGGCGGCTCTACCGCCCGGTTCACCGTAAGTGGCAATACGCTTTACACGGTCAGCAATACCGCGTTGCAGACCTATGATATTTCACAAAGCAGCAATCCTAAAACAGGGAGTAAGGTACCCCTCGGCTTTGGCGTCGAAACGATTTTCCCTTACCGAAACACCCTGTTTATCGGCACGCAGACCGGGATGCATATTTACGACATCAACCAACCTGCCACCCCCAGATCAGTGGGTATCTATACCCATATTTTGAGTTGCGACCCCGTGGTAGCGCAGGGCAACTACGCTTATGTCACCCTGCGCAGCGGAACCAATTGCCGGGCTCAGGCGGTGAATATTAATAGCCTCGATGTTATTGAGATCAGTAATCTGGCCTCGCCCAAACTTATAAGGAGTTACCCCATGATAAATCCGCATGGTCTCGGTGTCGACAGTACGTTGCTGTTCGTTGGAGAGGGCGACTACGGTTTGCGGGTTATGGATATTAGCGATCCCACCAATGTGCGCGAAGTGCAGTATTTCTATGAGACGAAGACCTATGATGTCATTCCAGCTAAAAAATTGTTGATCGTTACCGGCCCCGACGGAATTTACCAGTACAGCTATGCCGATTTGAAACAGTTGAAACTGCTCAGTAAAATTCCGGTTGAACTATGA
- the porQ gene encoding type IX secretion system protein PorQ — protein sequence MKAYSISFLFLLICPVLTVAQSPGGQRIFSFLDLPTHARVAALGGQIATATSPGGAYHLNNPALADSTAPNLLSISLMPYLAAAKYITVQYGLPVKSNDADRHTGWAIGLQYLSYGQFSMTDPTGNTLGTFSANDYALSLTHSRTEGNFTLGATIKAVGSSIEMYSAFGILADLGGVWRHPNRNLTFGLVAKNVGYLVKNYGPTDANLPFDLQAGITIKPQHAPIRLTVTAHHLQRFDISYNDPNLNIRYDLSGNPIPQTTSVTEKIARHLSIGAELLLSPNVNLLVGYNHQKRAEGTLTTGGGGAGISFGASVQAKGFQLTYGRFTTVPTAGTSQLSLRIDLERLLK from the coding sequence TTGAAAGCCTATTCCATTTCTTTTCTTTTTTTACTGATATGCCCGGTTCTGACGGTTGCGCAATCACCAGGGGGACAGCGTATCTTTTCGTTTCTGGATTTGCCAACTCATGCGCGCGTGGCGGCTCTTGGCGGACAGATTGCCACGGCTACCAGCCCGGGTGGAGCTTATCATCTGAACAATCCCGCCCTTGCCGACTCTACGGCTCCCAATCTTTTGTCCATCAGCTTAATGCCTTATCTGGCAGCGGCCAAATACATTACCGTCCAATATGGATTGCCCGTAAAATCCAACGATGCCGACCGGCATACTGGCTGGGCCATTGGTTTGCAATATTTGAGTTATGGCCAGTTCAGCATGACCGACCCAACTGGAAATACACTGGGTACATTTTCGGCCAATGATTACGCACTTAGCCTGACGCACTCGCGAACAGAAGGAAATTTCACCCTAGGCGCTACAATTAAAGCGGTTGGGTCTTCCATTGAAATGTACTCGGCCTTTGGCATACTAGCCGATTTAGGTGGGGTATGGCGGCATCCAAACCGCAACCTGACCTTCGGATTAGTGGCTAAAAATGTGGGTTACCTCGTTAAAAACTATGGTCCCACAGATGCCAATCTCCCCTTCGATTTACAGGCGGGCATTACCATAAAACCCCAACACGCCCCCATTCGCCTAACAGTAACGGCTCATCATCTTCAACGGTTCGACATTAGTTATAACGACCCGAATCTGAATATTCGGTATGATCTGAGTGGCAACCCCATTCCACAAACAACCAGCGTAACCGAAAAAATAGCCCGCCATCTGAGTATTGGCGCCGAATTGCTCCTTAGTCCAAACGTTAATTTACTGGTGGGATACAATCACCAGAAACGGGCCGAGGGTACGCTAACGACTGGCGGTGGTGGCGCGGGAATTTCGTTTGGGGCTTCGGTGCAGGCCAAAGGCTTTCAATTGACGTATGGTCGGTTTACAACTGTTCCCACGGCGGGAACAAGCCAGTTGTCACTGCGAATTGATTTGGAACGGTTGTTGAAATGA
- the hslU gene encoding ATP-dependent protease ATPase subunit HslU, protein MTQSLKDLTPRQIVAELDQYIIGQHDAKRNVAIALRNRWRRMNSSADMQREITPNNILMIGATGVGKTEIARRLAKIADAPFIKVEASKFTEVGYVGRDVESMIRDLVEQSVNMVRAAKKEAVQAKAHQLAEDAILDILIPPVKPANGHVGFENEKADRAHGDSDSELNERTRERFREKIRSGEMDDRKIDIDVQQSQAPNIGIMGGAVDDLSMMNIQEMIGGMMPKRGKKRKVSIAEARKILLDEEAAKLIDMDEVKEEAIRKAEDAGIIFIDEIDKVASARSGNGGGGPDVSREGVQRDLLPIVEGSAVNTKYGVIHTDHILFIAAGAFHVAKPSDLIPELQGRFPIRVELQSLSEDDFYQILKEPKNALTKQYEAMLKVEDVGLTFQDDALRELARIAFEVNSDVENIGARRLQTVLSHLMNDFMFDIPDVIGANAHVVVTKELVYEKLNGLVKNRDLSQFIL, encoded by the coding sequence ATGACCCAATCACTCAAAGACCTTACCCCACGGCAAATTGTTGCCGAGTTAGACCAGTACATTATTGGCCAGCACGACGCAAAGCGTAATGTGGCCATTGCCCTGCGCAATCGCTGGCGCCGGATGAACAGCTCCGCTGATATGCAGCGCGAAATTACTCCGAATAATATCCTGATGATTGGCGCTACCGGCGTAGGCAAAACAGAAATTGCCCGGCGGCTAGCAAAAATTGCCGATGCGCCCTTTATCAAAGTCGAAGCTTCGAAATTTACCGAAGTTGGCTACGTTGGCCGTGATGTTGAAAGCATGATTCGTGATCTTGTCGAGCAGTCGGTAAATATGGTGCGGGCAGCTAAAAAAGAAGCCGTACAGGCCAAAGCCCATCAACTGGCTGAAGATGCAATTCTGGATATATTGATACCGCCCGTTAAGCCCGCCAATGGGCATGTGGGATTCGAAAACGAAAAAGCCGATCGAGCTCACGGCGACTCCGACTCCGAACTGAACGAACGCACCCGCGAACGTTTCCGCGAAAAAATCCGCTCTGGCGAGATGGACGACCGCAAAATCGACATCGACGTTCAGCAGAGTCAGGCGCCAAACATCGGCATTATGGGCGGGGCAGTAGACGATCTCTCTATGATGAATATTCAGGAGATGATTGGCGGCATGATGCCTAAACGGGGCAAAAAACGTAAAGTAAGCATTGCCGAAGCACGTAAAATCTTGCTCGATGAAGAAGCAGCCAAGCTCATCGACATGGACGAAGTCAAGGAAGAAGCTATTCGAAAAGCCGAAGACGCGGGTATTATTTTCATCGACGAAATAGACAAAGTCGCTTCGGCTCGTTCGGGCAATGGTGGTGGCGGTCCTGATGTGAGCCGCGAGGGCGTTCAGCGGGATTTACTCCCGATTGTAGAAGGTAGTGCGGTCAATACCAAATACGGCGTAATCCATACCGACCATATTCTGTTCATTGCCGCCGGTGCTTTCCATGTGGCAAAACCCAGCGATCTGATTCCCGAATTACAGGGACGTTTCCCGATTCGGGTGGAGTTACAGAGCCTCTCAGAAGATGATTTCTACCAGATTCTGAAAGAGCCCAAAAACGCCCTGACCAAGCAATACGAAGCCATGTTAAAAGTTGAGGATGTTGGCTTGACCTTTCAGGATGACGCCCTGCGCGAACTGGCCCGGATTGCCTTCGAGGTGAACAGCGACGTTGAGAATATCGGCGCACGCCGGTTGCAAACAGTCTTGAGTCACCTGATGAATGACTTCATGTTCGACATTCCCGATGTTATCGGGGCCAACGCACATGTCGTAGTCACAAAAGAACTTGTTTACGAAAAGCTGAACGGCCTGGTCAAAAACCGGGATTTGAGCCAGTTTATTTTGTAA
- a CDS encoding MFS transporter: MDVRSLFSRRASRGPSLYTVSFWLLCISNFLFSASFQMMIPELPAYLTKLGGREYIGFIIALFTLTAGLSRPFSGKITDTVGRVPVMAFGSIVCFVCGFLYPYLLTVGGFLTLRLIHGFSTGTKPTATSAYVADIVPATRRGEAMGTLGLFTAMGMSLGPAIGSWLAHDFSMNVMFWTSSAFALLSIGILLQMPETLVSPQPFRFSLLRLKKAEVFDKQALPPFIVLLLQSFSSGVVLTVIAELSNPLGITNNGLFFTVYTIASLVVRLVFSRTSDRYGRVPVLFISTIVLAISMGMLILTDSQTWFWTAAVFYGMSWGMNSPTVTAWTADLSDEKTRGRAMATMYIALEAGIGLGALASGWLHNHMAGEAGIDTSFAVSGMLALVAVAYLGWFWRNSKQVYRRKMNEADEIALLDGEP; encoded by the coding sequence TTGGACGTTCGCTCATTGTTTTCCCGCCGGGCTTCGCGCGGCCCCTCTCTCTACACGGTTTCGTTCTGGTTACTTTGCATTAGTAACTTCCTATTCTCGGCCAGTTTTCAGATGATGATTCCTGAACTGCCCGCCTACCTCACAAAGCTGGGGGGTAGAGAGTACATCGGATTCATCATAGCCCTCTTTACACTTACGGCGGGGCTATCCCGACCCTTCAGCGGAAAAATTACCGACACAGTGGGTCGGGTTCCGGTCATGGCTTTTGGGTCTATTGTGTGCTTCGTTTGCGGGTTTCTATATCCCTATCTGCTCACCGTCGGTGGTTTTCTCACGCTTCGACTCATTCACGGCTTTTCAACAGGAACCAAGCCCACAGCCACGTCGGCCTATGTTGCCGACATTGTTCCGGCCACTCGCCGGGGTGAAGCTATGGGTACACTGGGGTTATTTACGGCAATGGGTATGTCTCTTGGGCCAGCGATTGGTAGCTGGCTTGCTCATGATTTTTCCATGAATGTGATGTTCTGGACATCATCGGCTTTTGCTCTGTTATCCATCGGAATTTTATTACAAATGCCTGAGACGCTGGTGAGTCCGCAACCCTTTCGGTTTAGTCTATTACGCCTGAAAAAAGCAGAAGTCTTTGATAAGCAAGCCCTGCCACCGTTCATCGTGTTGCTGCTACAATCCTTCTCGTCGGGCGTGGTTTTGACCGTAATCGCTGAGCTGAGTAATCCCTTGGGTATTACCAACAACGGGTTGTTTTTTACGGTATATACAATAGCTTCGCTGGTGGTTCGATTGGTGTTTAGCCGAACCTCCGACCGATATGGCCGGGTGCCGGTTCTATTCATTTCGACAATTGTGCTGGCTATTTCAATGGGTATGTTGATCCTGACCGACTCCCAAACCTGGTTCTGGACGGCGGCTGTTTTTTATGGCATGTCGTGGGGGATGAACTCGCCGACGGTGACAGCCTGGACCGCCGATCTGAGCGACGAAAAAACACGCGGACGCGCTATGGCGACCATGTATATTGCCCTTGAAGCGGGTATTGGTTTAGGAGCCCTGGCCTCAGGTTGGCTGCACAATCACATGGCTGGTGAAGCTGGTATTGATACTTCGTTTGCCGTGTCGGGTATGCTGGCGTTAGTAGCGGTGGCTTATCTGGGCTGGTTCTGGCGAAATTCTAAACAGGTGTATCGGCGGAAAATGAATGAGGCCGATGAGATAGCACTACTTGACGGCGAACCCTGA
- a CDS encoding YybH family protein, which produces MKYVLSLLCGIALFSSCRTRVESPRAMNPAAATRQKSIDEIREADQNFSILSEKQGMAKAFTTYAADDVIKLNDGAAPTVGFDSLRAQMSRLPTNGSVLTWQVLKADAAQSGELGYTFGQWMLTKKDDSVKRTVSYGVYMTVWKRQRNGQWRFVLDGGNSTPEPK; this is translated from the coding sequence ATGAAGTACGTATTGTCTCTTTTGTGTGGCATTGCTCTATTTTCATCCTGCCGAACACGTGTTGAAAGCCCCCGGGCTATGAATCCGGCCGCAGCAACACGCCAGAAATCCATTGACGAAATTCGCGAAGCCGATCAGAATTTTAGCATTTTGTCTGAAAAACAGGGTATGGCGAAGGCTTTTACAACCTATGCCGCCGACGATGTTATTAAACTAAATGATGGGGCTGCTCCCACAGTTGGTTTCGATTCCCTCCGGGCGCAGATGAGTCGTCTGCCCACCAATGGTTCCGTTTTGACCTGGCAGGTGCTCAAGGCTGATGCAGCTCAGTCGGGCGAGTTAGGCTACACCTTTGGCCAATGGATGCTGACCAAAAAAGATGACTCGGTGAAGCGGACAGTTAGCTATGGCGTATATATGACGGTATGGAAACGCCAGCGAAACGGCCAGTGGCGCTTTGTGCTCGATGGCGGCAACTCCACGCCGGAACCGAAATGA
- the mltG gene encoding endolytic transglycosylase MltG, with amino-acid sequence MSQNLKIAIFLTVSILLSTFTFYFWQVFRSPNLLVQDDDKTFALLIPKGSTFESVMDTLKTHKVVNDETSFRFLAKMMKYPELVKEGRYEIKPRMGNREALVKLRNGSQDAMPVTFNSMRQKSDLIQRLGSKFEFGSDALGKLLNDPATCQKFGFDTTTIVCLFLPNTYEFFWTIKPEAFLERMGSEYKKFWTPDRQAKAKALGLTQTQAQVLASIVAAETNKRDEQPRVAGVYLNRLKQGIKLEADPTVIFALRDFGIRRLLNKQLTVDSPYNTYRYTGLPPGPINLPAPATIDAVLNAEQHDYLYFVVNASFNGYHTFSKTLTEHLANARLYQQALTRMKIMK; translated from the coding sequence ATGTCTCAAAATTTAAAAATTGCCATCTTCCTCACCGTTTCCATCCTGCTATCGACCTTTACGTTCTATTTCTGGCAGGTATTTAGAAGTCCGAATCTGCTGGTTCAGGACGATGACAAAACGTTTGCCTTGCTGATTCCTAAAGGCTCCACATTTGAGTCGGTTATGGATACGCTCAAAACCCACAAGGTCGTCAATGACGAAACATCCTTCCGATTTCTGGCTAAAATGATGAAGTACCCGGAACTGGTAAAAGAAGGTCGGTATGAAATCAAACCACGCATGGGTAACCGCGAAGCCCTGGTTAAACTGCGAAACGGTAGTCAGGATGCCATGCCTGTTACCTTTAACAGCATGCGGCAGAAAAGTGACCTCATTCAACGGCTGGGCAGTAAGTTTGAGTTTGGGTCCGATGCCCTTGGCAAGCTCCTCAACGACCCGGCCACCTGTCAGAAATTCGGGTTCGACACCACGACCATCGTTTGCCTGTTTCTGCCCAATACCTACGAGTTTTTCTGGACTATAAAGCCCGAAGCGTTTCTGGAACGGATGGGTAGCGAATACAAGAAATTCTGGACGCCCGACCGGCAGGCTAAAGCCAAAGCCCTGGGTCTTACGCAAACCCAGGCTCAGGTGCTTGCCTCTATTGTAGCTGCCGAAACCAACAAACGGGATGAGCAGCCCCGTGTGGCGGGTGTTTACCTGAACCGCCTGAAACAGGGCATTAAACTCGAAGCCGACCCAACGGTGATTTTTGCTCTCCGCGATTTTGGTATTCGTCGTCTCCTCAACAAGCAGTTAACCGTCGACTCTCCCTACAATACCTACCGCTATACCGGGTTGCCACCGGGACCGATCAACTTACCGGCTCCAGCTACAATCGACGCCGTCCTGAACGCCGAACAGCACGACTACCTATACTTTGTGGTAAATGCCAGTTTCAATGGCTACCACACCTTCTCGAAAACCCTGACCGAACACCTGGCCAATGCCCGCCTGTATCAGCAGGCCCTCACCCGGATGAAGATCATGAAATAA
- a CDS encoding acyl-CoA thioesterase, which yields MITYDVKDIRVRYYDTDQMGIVYYGNYARFYEIGRVEALRDLGLSYKEIEEHGISMPVYDLTSRFIRPAKYDDLLTIRVTIPQMPKTRLMFDYEIFNQDGQLLNAGQTTLVFVRTETGRPCAAPVELVEACKPFFDQ from the coding sequence ATGATCACTTACGACGTTAAAGATATCCGGGTTCGGTATTACGATACCGACCAGATGGGTATTGTTTATTATGGCAACTATGCCCGATTCTATGAAATTGGCCGGGTAGAAGCGTTACGGGATCTTGGCCTGAGCTACAAAGAAATCGAAGAACATGGCATTTCAATGCCGGTTTACGATCTGACTTCCCGGTTCATTCGTCCGGCGAAATACGACGATCTATTGACCATTCGTGTTACGATTCCGCAAATGCCCAAAACACGACTTATGTTCGATTACGAGATTTTTAATCAGGATGGGCAACTCCTGAATGCTGGTCAGACAACACTCGTTTTTGTACGGACAGAGACTGGTCGCCCGTGTGCTGCACCTGTCGAATTGGTTGAAGCCTGCAAACCTTTCTTTGACCAGTAG
- a CDS encoding YihY/virulence factor BrkB family protein, giving the protein MFDKLLNVKALRNARIWLQGHHPFNSRITWYTFLQKMLAQITDNNTSERAASVSYSLILAVFPTVIFFFTLIPFITFIPDLEDQIMGFFQRLLPGDTFSTVDTTIRDIINRPRSGVLSFGFLLALYSATSGLVALMQAFNSSYHSDERRGFFKVRLVAIGLTFTLAFALILAVVVLIIGGIISDYLLHFGLLNNVIFINLLAIGRYLVVFAVFVGAVSVIYRYGPDVKMKWVFITPGSVTASLLIVLTTLGFSFYVSNFGSYNKVYGSIGTLIALMIWINLIALLLILGFEMNVALYNLEGEKNPSVAEKTTNATPEI; this is encoded by the coding sequence ATGTTTGACAAGCTACTGAATGTTAAAGCGTTGCGGAATGCCCGTATCTGGCTACAGGGTCATCACCCCTTTAATTCCAGAATTACCTGGTACACGTTTTTACAAAAGATGCTTGCTCAAATTACTGATAATAACACGAGTGAGCGAGCTGCGTCTGTTTCCTATAGCCTTATTCTGGCCGTTTTCCCGACAGTCATATTTTTCTTTACCCTGATTCCCTTTATCACGTTCATTCCGGATCTTGAAGATCAGATAATGGGTTTCTTTCAGCGGCTGCTGCCGGGCGATACGTTTAGTACGGTCGATACAACCATCCGCGATATCATCAACCGCCCCCGCAGTGGTGTACTATCTTTCGGCTTCCTGTTGGCTTTATATTCTGCCACGAGTGGCCTGGTAGCGTTAATGCAAGCCTTTAATTCCTCCTATCACTCAGACGAAAGACGCGGTTTTTTCAAGGTTCGGCTGGTGGCAATTGGTCTGACGTTTACGTTGGCATTCGCGTTGATTCTGGCCGTTGTTGTGTTGATTATTGGCGGCATTATCAGCGATTATCTGCTCCATTTTGGATTGCTCAACAATGTCATTTTCATTAATCTTCTGGCTATCGGACGCTATCTGGTTGTCTTCGCCGTTTTTGTCGGCGCGGTTTCGGTTATCTATCGGTATGGGCCGGATGTCAAAATGAAGTGGGTCTTTATTACGCCTGGTTCTGTAACGGCTTCGTTGCTGATTGTGCTGACAACATTGGGGTTTTCGTTTTACGTTTCCAATTTTGGTTCGTATAACAAAGTATACGGATCAATTGGCACGCTCATTGCTCTGATGATCTGGATAAACCTGATCGCACTACTCCTTATTTTGGGTTTTGAAATGAATGTGGCGCTCTATAATCTCGAAGGTGAAAAAAATCCGAGCGTTGCCGAAAAAACAACAAACGCCACCCCGGAGATTTGA
- a CDS encoding glycosyltransferase, with amino-acid sequence MSPYLNRIKPWVSVICTNYNQLAYLEQALQSVIDQDYPNVELIVIDNGSTDGSVERILSFNQRNPTIRFIRNLANLGLNRAFNQGLALAEGRYIIDLAADDILLPGRISKQVALFEQLAGPYAVVFSNAAYIDTTGREFRQHYDVDEQGHARARIPSGNVFQKILESYFICTPTMMMRRDVLNELGGYDETLAYEDFDFWVRSARLYHYAYLDEVLTLKRQCPGSLSTQVALPDNNLLRSTLAVCKKAFERCTTPDEYSALAGRIRTFIRKAFYAEQFDLALQFGDLLRHIEQPGLSSFLILELSRLHFPVNGIYRKYLQWCPAGQSAKLV; translated from the coding sequence ATGAGCCCTTACCTCAATCGGATTAAACCTTGGGTAAGTGTCATTTGTACCAACTATAATCAACTGGCTTATCTTGAGCAGGCTCTACAATCGGTTATTGATCAGGATTATCCGAATGTTGAATTAATTGTCATTGATAACGGTAGCACCGACGGTTCTGTCGAGCGTATTTTAAGTTTCAACCAGCGTAATCCCACGATTCGGTTCATTCGCAATCTTGCTAATCTGGGGTTGAATCGAGCGTTTAATCAGGGATTGGCTCTTGCCGAGGGCCGCTATATAATTGACCTTGCAGCCGACGATATACTCCTTCCGGGGCGAATCAGTAAACAGGTTGCCTTGTTTGAGCAATTGGCAGGTCCATATGCTGTCGTATTTTCTAATGCGGCTTATATCGATACAACTGGTCGGGAATTTAGGCAGCATTACGATGTTGATGAGCAGGGCCACGCCCGCGCCCGAATTCCATCGGGCAATGTTTTTCAGAAAATACTGGAGTCGTATTTTATTTGCACACCAACCATGATGATGCGTCGGGATGTGTTGAACGAACTTGGTGGCTACGACGAAACCCTGGCTTATGAAGATTTTGACTTCTGGGTCCGTTCAGCCCGACTTTACCATTACGCTTATCTGGACGAAGTGCTAACGCTGAAACGCCAATGCCCCGGTTCACTGTCAACCCAGGTGGCATTACCCGATAATAATTTACTTCGATCAACATTAGCAGTTTGTAAAAAAGCGTTTGAGCGGTGTACTACTCCCGACGAGTACAGCGCTTTAGCCGGGCGCATTCGTACATTTATCCGCAAAGCTTTTTATGCTGAACAGTTTGATTTAGCACTACAGTTTGGCGATCTACTTCGTCATATCGAGCAACCGGGCCTTTCCAGCTTCCTTATTCTGGAATTAAGTCGGCTACATTTTCCAGTCAATGGAATTTACAGGAAGTATCTGCAATGGTGTCCGGCAGGTCAGTCAGCGAAACTGGTTTAG
- a CDS encoding L-threonylcarbamoyladenylate synthase, producing the protein MAAEFIKLYPKNPDPRRIEHVVNALRDGAVIIYPTDTIYGMGCDIHNTRAVERVARIKGIKPAKNDFSFICYDLSHIADYARVSNQAFKVMKSLLPGPFTFILQTTGNVPKLLNTNKKTVGIRIPDNDIPRQIVHVLGNPIITTSIRDEDEIIEYSTDPELIFEKFQNQVDIVIDGGYGGNIPSTIVDATDDDFSIIRQGLGELVL; encoded by the coding sequence ATGGCCGCCGAATTCATTAAACTGTATCCTAAAAACCCAGATCCGCGTCGAATTGAGCATGTTGTTAATGCCCTCCGCGATGGGGCAGTCATTATTTACCCAACCGATACGATTTATGGGATGGGCTGTGATATTCATAACACCCGTGCTGTGGAGCGTGTAGCCCGAATTAAGGGTATTAAGCCGGCAAAGAACGATTTTTCTTTTATCTGCTACGATCTGAGCCACATTGCCGATTATGCCAGAGTCAGTAATCAGGCATTTAAAGTGATGAAAAGTTTGTTGCCCGGCCCGTTTACGTTTATTCTACAAACAACCGGAAACGTGCCTAAATTACTGAATACCAATAAAAAAACAGTTGGTATTCGGATACCCGATAATGATATACCCCGACAGATTGTGCATGTACTGGGGAACCCGATCATTACTACCTCTATTCGCGATGAAGACGAAATCATCGAGTATTCGACCGATCCGGAATTGATTTTTGAGAAGTTCCAAAACCAGGTCGATATTGTTATCGATGGTGGGTATGGCGGCAATATCCCGTCTACGATTGTTGACGCTACTGACGACGATTTTTCGATCATACGTCAAGGCCTAGGGGAATTAGTCCTTTGA